GTCTAGGCAACCATGAAAAGCCAATACCACGTGCCACACACTGAATTTTCATTTCTATGGTGCTAACCTTCCAATGAAACTGAGAACCTAACCAACCCTCATTTCGTTTGTTTTTTGTACCCGAGTCTTGAGCAATAATAAAATGTTCGTCAAGGAGGTCATCGAGCGCTAATTCTTTTTGGTGCAAGGGGCTGTCAACGTGTGTATAAGGAACTGATTGAATATCCAGCAATTTTTCTCCTAAGTATCCCTCAGGAATTTTCGACACGATAGCTAACTCTGCATCGCCATTGAGTAATAACTCGCTAGGACCTGATAGTAGACCTTGCGTCACAATCAAGCGAGTCTGCTGATTTTCAGTAGCAAACTGATGCAGCACATCCACTAAAAGTGTCGCTTGAAAAATTTCATCGACTGCTAATCGGAGAACAGGTTCGTAAATCGACGTTAACTGTTGAGCGGCCATCTCCACTTTTTTAATGGCACGAGTTATTTGTCGTGAGAGATTTAAAATGTGTTTGCCATGTTCTGTAAGTACGGCTTTACGCCCATCAATGCGCAATAATGTCAGCCCTAACATATCTTGCAGTTTAGCAAGAGTTTAACTAATGCTCGATTGGCTTTTATGGAGTTTTTCCGCCGCCCTTGCAAAGCTGCCCTCATCGACGACTGTCTGTAAAACTCGCCACTGTTCTAATGTAATTTTTGTCATATTAAAAAATCCAATATATCGAAAAAACTGATTATTTGATTAAAAAAATTGCGCTTTTTTCTTTCTTTGGGTGAATTACAATCAATTTTATTGAATTAATAAGGAGATGAAAATGAAAAAAATAGGGTTATCTATTTTAGCGGTTGCTTTATTGTTGGAAGTAACGACAAGCTTTGCCAAGGATGAGACTACTGAAGAGTTAAACAAACGTGTGGTCACTGAGTTTTATCAAAAAGCGATTAATGATAAAGATTTTAATGCCGCTGAAGCGTATTTAGGTCCTTGGTACATTCAGCATAATCCCTTAGCTCAAGATGGCATTGAGGGTTTTAAACAATTTATTGAGTATCTCAAAACGACCTATCCACAATCTCATAGTGAAATTAAACGAGTCTTTTCAAGTGGGGATTATGTTATTTTGCATGTCCATTCCATGAAAGAACCTGATACGCGTGGGCAAGCCAATGTCGATATTTTCCGTTTACAAAATAATAAAATTGTTGAGCATTGGGATGCGATTCAAAGTATTCCTGCTGAAGCAGCGAATGGTAATGGAATGTTCTGATGCATACACGCGCGTAGAAACTCACTTTTAAGTTACTACGGACTCCCCTGCAGTAACTTGCCATAGAATGAACTTCCAGGCATATTTCTTGCCTTACTATCGTCATTTACGGATGATGTTGCCCCAAACGCTTATCATTAGGAGCAGGGAATATGTCAGAGGAAATTGTCACTAAGTCCTGGGGAAGCCGAATCAAGGATGCTTTTATTGGTATTTTAGGCGGCATTGTATTAATTATCGGGGCTATCGTTCTTGCTTTTTGGAATGAACGCCATGGGTTACATACCGCGGAATCTCTAGTAGAAGCACAGCGTAGTTTAATCTCCGTGCCCAATTCTCCCATTGATCCTAAAAATAATCTCCATGTGGTTTATCTAAGTGGTTTGGCAACGACTAAAGATATACTGACCGACCCTGCATTAGGAGTTTCGCAAAATGCAATTGGTCTGCATCGAAAAGTGGAAATGTATCAATGGAAGCAAAATCAGGAAACAAAAACTGAATCCCAATTAGGCGGCTCGGAGAAGCAAGTCACGACCTATTCTTATAAGAAAGTCTGGACAACGCGTTTACTGGATAGCAGCGGATATAAAGATCAGGCAGGTCATGAAAACCCTGCAGCGATGCCTATCGAATCGAAACAATGGTATGCCGAGAAAGTCACGATAGGTGACTTTTTACTTCCTTTCGATTTAGTGACACAGATTAGTGATACTCAATCTGTGGATTTAGAAAAGGTAAATACAGCGTCATTACAAAATAAAATCAATAAACCCGTGCGCTATATTAATAATCAACTTTACGGCGGCAAAGATTATCAAAACCCGGAAATAGGTGATATTCGTGTTTCTTTGATTGCAACATTGCCGCAAACAGTGAGTGTTATTGGGCAGCAAACAGGCAATACCTTACAAGCTTATATGGCAAAAGCGGGTCAGCCGGTTTTGTTATTAGTTTCAGGTCAACAATCTCCTGAGCAAATGATTCAGGATGCACTCACCGAAAATCGGCTGATTACCTGGTTATTACGCGGTGTCACCCTGCTAATGCTAGTTGTAGGTTTTTCGTTGCTTTTGAAACCTATTGTCGTGTTGGCCGATGTGATTCCTATTTTAGGATCTATTGCTGGTTTTGGTACTGGACTTATTGCATTTATCTGTGGTTTTGTACTTTGGACTCTTGTTACTGCACTTGCCTGGTTTGCGATTCGACCCTGGTGGTCAGCAGGACTGCTCGTTATATGTTTTGGAATTATCTACTTCCTCTACAAACGAAGAAAGACCCAACAGTTAGCTGTAAAACCTAATGCTAGCGAAAACTAGCATTAGGAATAAGGATTACTGATTTTTTTGCATGGTTTGTGAGGATGAATCGTTGGTTGTTGCAGCATTTTTCTTAGGTACTATTGGCGATTTGCTATTAGCAGGTGCTAATCCTTTAATGATAATTAAATCAGTGCTACTAGGACGTGCCATGCCATTTGCTTTCTTGCATCGTTGTGTATCACATTTCATTTTACAAACGCTATCAACACAACCATAGCAACCCCAGTCAGCCCAACAGCAGGCCCAGTTACCGCCTTCAGAACCAACCCAACGCCCTCCCGATAATTCACAAACTCCTTTAAGGTCTTCG
The nucleotide sequence above comes from Legionella hackeliae. Encoded proteins:
- a CDS encoding nuclear transport factor 2 family protein, which gives rise to MKKIGLSILAVALLLEVTTSFAKDETTEELNKRVVTEFYQKAINDKDFNAAEAYLGPWYIQHNPLAQDGIEGFKQFIEYLKTTYPQSHSEIKRVFSSGDYVILHVHSMKEPDTRGQANVDIFRLQNNKIVEHWDAIQSIPAEAANGNGMF
- a CDS encoding LysR family transcriptional regulator; protein product: MTKITLEQWRVLQTVVDEGSFARAAEKLHKSQSSIS
- a CDS encoding TMEM43 family protein is translated as MSEEIVTKSWGSRIKDAFIGILGGIVLIIGAIVLAFWNERHGLHTAESLVEAQRSLISVPNSPIDPKNNLHVVYLSGLATTKDILTDPALGVSQNAIGLHRKVEMYQWKQNQETKTESQLGGSEKQVTTYSYKKVWTTRLLDSSGYKDQAGHENPAAMPIESKQWYAEKVTIGDFLLPFDLVTQISDTQSVDLEKVNTASLQNKINKPVRYINNQLYGGKDYQNPEIGDIRVSLIATLPQTVSVIGQQTGNTLQAYMAKAGQPVLLLVSGQQSPEQMIQDALTENRLITWLLRGVTLLMLVVGFSLLLKPIVVLADVIPILGSIAGFGTGLIAFICGFVLWTLVTALAWFAIRPWWSAGLLVICFGIIYFLYKRRKTQQLAVKPNASEN
- a CDS encoding LysR family transcriptional regulator — its product is MLGLTLLRIDGRKAVLTEHGKHILNLSRQITRAIKKVEMAAQQLTSIYEPVLRLAVDEIFQATLLVDVLHQFATENQQTRLIVTQGLLSGPSELLLNGDAELAIVSKIPEGYLGEKLLDIQSVPYTHVDSPLHQKELALDDLLDEHFIIAQDSGTKNKRNEGWLGSQFHWKVSTIEMKIQCVARGIGFSWLPRQLVENRNLPIKQIRLEHNNVRTYPLYLVHHNPQEIGPAANQLMSLFSRHCHKR